In Turicibacter sanguinis, a genomic segment contains:
- a CDS encoding sensor histidine kinase produces the protein MRKNKLLITVRYLSLLTVIFSFISLNETLSIFIILMLLCLLINSQFRFFSLRQAPYIICSLVVDLILFICLSSYQPQMVAYYFILPILDSILLLPRRYHLSLSCLIGMILLFLISHSFTLNQITSLFVFLIVAFLGLYIKEEHEKKLDAQLLYDELRISEEKLKQAKEELELYGASITELAVLKERNRISRDIHDSVGHALSTAIIQLNAMEVIASKENSSVAPLALNLREFLKNCLQEVREAISTLKPSEYQTYQELYRIEELIENFKKLSGMNVRLTISKQKWELSPKMGLTLYRAIQETLSNALRHGQATDASISIHFSPDHVVLTAENNGIGCPNFQKGVGLTSMSERVSEVNGKVHFIPSTVGFKIRITIPKGKGESYD, from the coding sequence ATGAGAAAAAACAAACTATTAATTACTGTTCGTTACTTAAGTTTACTCACGGTTATTTTTTCTTTCATTAGTTTGAATGAAACATTATCGATTTTTATTATCTTAATGCTGTTATGCTTACTTATCAATAGTCAGTTTCGTTTTTTCTCGCTTCGTCAAGCACCTTATATTATATGTTCGTTAGTTGTTGATTTAATCTTATTTATTTGTTTAAGTTCGTATCAACCGCAAATGGTAGCCTATTATTTTATTTTACCGATACTTGATAGTATTTTACTGTTACCAAGACGTTATCATCTTTCCTTGTCTTGTTTAATCGGAATGATCTTGCTATTTTTAATTTCTCACTCTTTCACATTAAATCAGATAACTTCTTTATTTGTGTTTCTCATCGTTGCTTTTTTAGGGCTTTATATTAAAGAAGAACATGAGAAGAAATTAGATGCTCAACTTTTATATGATGAACTTCGAATTTCTGAAGAAAAATTAAAACAGGCTAAAGAAGAATTAGAACTTTACGGGGCTTCAATAACAGAACTTGCCGTTTTAAAAGAGCGAAATCGAATTTCACGTGATATTCATGACAGTGTCGGACATGCTCTCTCAACAGCCATCATTCAATTGAATGCGATGGAAGTTATCGCCTCAAAAGAGAATTCAAGTGTTGCTCCTCTGGCTTTAAATTTACGTGAATTTTTAAAAAATTGTTTACAAGAAGTTCGTGAGGCCATTTCGACTTTAAAACCGAGTGAGTATCAAACGTATCAAGAGTTATATCGGATTGAAGAATTAATTGAGAATTTTAAAAAGTTATCTGGGATGAATGTCAGACTGACGATTTCTAAACAAAAATGGGAACTAAGCCCGAAAATGGGATTGACACTATATCGTGCCATTCAAGAAACATTGTCGAATGCACTCCGTCATGGTCAAGCAACGGATGCGTCCATTTCAATTCATTTTTCACCTGATCATGTGGTGTTAACGGCTGAAAATAATGGAATTGGCTGTCCTAATTTTCAAAAAGGGGTCGGTTTAACGAGTATGAGCGAGCGTGTCAGTGAGGTCAATGGGAAGGTTCACTTTATCCCTTCTACAGTTGGCTTTAAAATAAGAATTACGATTCCAAAGGGAAAGGGTGAAAGTTATGATTAG
- a CDS encoding flavodoxin family protein, with protein MKKVIAISSSGRQKNTYQLIQSAAPLLKEAGISLQIIHLSNYLIQDCKGCEACILSDRCPIKDDVIGILEKLGQADGIILTSPVYMAGVSGQLKRFIDRTCKWYHRPELVKKPVLLMTTTAGGYADEVLDYMEKVATFWGMHLCGRVKRNVKTWDEAVSRKELKFFIKAVEEGEETEWIPTKDQVIAFQVQKTLAMNILPRDRKYWIEHGYDVQVYYEENDVPFYLKWMGNSFYSFFSRIIKKKSS; from the coding sequence TTGAAAAAAGTTATCGCAATTTCAAGTAGTGGGCGTCAAAAAAATACATATCAACTCATTCAATCGGCGGCTCCCTTATTAAAGGAAGCGGGAATTTCTTTGCAAATCATTCATCTGTCAAATTACTTGATTCAAGATTGCAAAGGGTGTGAGGCTTGTATCTTAAGTGACCGGTGCCCGATTAAAGATGATGTGATCGGGATTTTAGAAAAACTGGGGCAGGCGGATGGAATTATTTTAACGTCACCTGTTTACATGGCAGGCGTGAGTGGACAACTTAAACGATTTATTGACCGTACCTGCAAGTGGTATCATCGTCCAGAATTAGTAAAAAAACCAGTTTTATTAATGACCACAACAGCAGGGGGATATGCCGATGAAGTTCTAGACTATATGGAAAAAGTCGCAACTTTTTGGGGGATGCATCTTTGTGGTCGAGTGAAGCGGAACGTAAAAACTTGGGATGAAGCGGTCAGTAGAAAAGAGTTGAAATTTTTTATTAAAGCGGTGGAAGAAGGGGAGGAAACGGAGTGGATTCCAACAAAGGATCAGGTTATCGCATTTCAGGTGCAGAAAACATTAGCCATGAATATCCTTCCAAGAGATCGAAAGTATTGGATAGAACATGGTTATGATGTACAAGTTTACTATGAAGAGAATGATGTGCCCTTTTATTTAAAGTGGATGGGGAACTCTTTTTATAGTTTCTTTAGCCGTATTATTAAAAAAAAATCCTCTTAA
- a CDS encoding nucleotide pyrophosphohydrolase, which translates to MKETMKEIIKFRDDRGWKPYHTPENLAKSISIEAAELLECFQWNNDFDAEHVSEELADVMIYCMPMADVLEVDVKDIILKKLEKNAIKYPSTK; encoded by the coding sequence ATGAAAGAGACAATGAAAGAAATTATCAAATTTAGAGATGATCGTGGCTGGAAACCTTATCATACTCCAGAAAATTTAGCAAAATCTATTTCAATTGAAGCAGCTGAATTGTTAGAATGCTTTCAGTGGAATAATGACTTTGATGCAGAACATGTTTCTGAAGAATTAGCAGATGTGATGATTTATTGCATGCCAATGGCTGATGTATTAGAAGTAGATGTCAAAGACATTATTTTAAAGAAATTAGAAAAGAATGCGATTAAATATCCAAGTACAAAATAA
- a CDS encoding metal-dependent hydrolase, translating into MTAGTHQRGGLLCGLVTHHLFIAPYYEEANLYSKIFIITLYCLATTVGSLLPDIDMTGSQMGKLFPFISKFIAKNFKHRTLTHSFLSIAFFFVLIACAPLLDVGNEFYIIITCGLMLGHISHIVLDLFTHQGVCLFYPCKKKIKLANFKTGAKGERFISQMLLISMVLYVLYETYTTMVYAIHQ; encoded by the coding sequence ATGACTGCCGGAACGCATCAACGAGGTGGCCTACTTTGCGGACTTGTGACCCACCATCTTTTTATTGCCCCTTATTACGAGGAGGCTAATCTTTATTCTAAAATTTTCATTATCACCCTTTATTGTCTTGCGACCACCGTCGGGTCATTATTACCCGATATCGACATGACAGGATCTCAAATGGGAAAACTTTTTCCCTTTATCTCAAAATTCATTGCTAAAAACTTTAAACATCGAACACTGACTCATAGCTTTCTTTCTATCGCCTTCTTTTTTGTTTTAATTGCCTGCGCTCCATTACTAGACGTCGGAAATGAGTTTTATATTATTATTACCTGCGGCTTAATGCTTGGTCATATTTCACATATTGTACTTGATTTATTCACGCATCAAGGGGTTTGCTTATTTTATCCGTGTAAGAAAAAAATTAAACTCGCCAACTTTAAAACAGGTGCCAAAGGTGAACGTTTCATCAGTCAAATGCTCTTAATCAGTATGGTACTTTACGTCCTTTATGAAACTTATACAACCATGGTTTACGCCATTCATCAATAA
- a CDS encoding ATP-dependent helicase, producing MNLEEELTGLNDAQSEVVSNLNDNLLVMAPAGTGKTKVISLRVAGFINQGIEAKEILCLTFTNKACHELAERLLKVTNGLAKEVFVKTFHSFCFQLIKEEAKNFGKISRDFSVMDEEDGKFLVRQLMKDDYVIADLAYQYLQELKLYRLMIPKAYRDDYKRVVASFHQSEKAQKLQYSNRRSDAGAYTLGFLAQYGCWLYETYQTYLLENHLVDFNDLIVYASELLEDEEILERWRERFKVVMVDEVQDTSQFEYQLIEKLAKGKQFSVFGDFNQTIYEWRDSNPELILSQIMTTFNPKRLELSLNYRSLKRLVQMSANYLQNAKKARLINPRLSPRVIEAANEEVGGRPVFYEAQTQQEEMDFIIDHLKHYRLDDLANTVILTRTNKQNIQVSNFLRNVGIPCYLIEDLSLFRRKVVKDLLAFVKFQLNPFDHLSLERLLPLICPEVSPELFNQTYRQRYVSYGMRMIDLFQEAAYEYEEPYGLLKKQFEKGRIVIFDVESTGLDVTQDEVIQIAAIELVNGEYTRSFERFIKPSHSVGDSALVHGFSDDYLNEHGEEAREVFLQFQAFVEGALLIGHNVQYDLKIVSSQMNRLGLMFENSMGYYDTLDIVRRLYPDLKNHKLDTVSAYVGVSHEPTHNAMDDILATKDVLVKSMDLLMTHHENRKKVMKFYEPHLWGAIQRLKEIQDCFETQPPHVAMKGLIDAFECEDEAHKQSIIELLNYIGATYHRLHHTNPHQPNLEIWIQMLNLMALSSSELDRVMKEENKLAIITVHQSKGLEFDHVIIPFMSQGMFPLDFDGINQEEECRLFYVAMTRAKQSLLLTRHMKETSSSRRVKERSQFISFLYS from the coding sequence ATGAATTTAGAAGAAGAGTTAACGGGTTTAAATGACGCACAATCTGAGGTCGTTTCTAACCTAAATGATAATTTATTAGTCATGGCTCCGGCAGGAACAGGGAAGACGAAAGTTATTTCATTACGAGTAGCGGGATTTATTAATCAGGGGATTGAGGCGAAAGAGATATTGTGCTTAACCTTTACGAATAAAGCTTGTCATGAATTAGCAGAACGATTGCTAAAAGTAACGAATGGGTTGGCCAAAGAGGTTTTCGTTAAAACGTTTCATAGTTTTTGTTTTCAACTCATTAAAGAAGAAGCGAAAAACTTCGGTAAGATTTCGCGTGATTTTTCGGTGATGGATGAAGAGGATGGAAAGTTTTTAGTGCGTCAGTTAATGAAAGATGATTATGTCATTGCCGATTTGGCCTATCAATATTTGCAAGAATTGAAACTATATCGCTTAATGATTCCAAAAGCGTATCGTGACGATTATAAAAGAGTGGTCGCCTCTTTTCATCAATCTGAAAAAGCACAAAAACTTCAATATTCGAATAGAAGAAGTGATGCTGGAGCATATACCCTTGGATTTTTAGCTCAGTATGGTTGTTGGTTATATGAAACATATCAAACGTATCTTCTTGAAAATCACCTTGTTGACTTTAATGATTTGATTGTTTATGCTAGCGAATTACTAGAAGATGAGGAGATTTTAGAACGTTGGCGTGAGCGATTTAAGGTGGTGATGGTAGATGAAGTACAAGATACCTCCCAATTTGAATATCAACTGATTGAAAAATTAGCAAAAGGAAAGCAATTTAGTGTTTTTGGGGATTTCAATCAAACCATTTATGAGTGGCGTGATTCAAATCCAGAACTGATTTTGTCACAAATTATGACGACATTTAATCCAAAACGATTGGAGTTATCCCTAAATTATCGGTCTTTGAAACGATTAGTTCAAATGAGTGCCAATTATTTACAAAATGCGAAAAAAGCACGCTTAATTAATCCGAGGCTATCCCCACGCGTGATTGAGGCAGCGAATGAGGAAGTGGGAGGTCGGCCTGTCTTTTATGAAGCACAGACCCAACAAGAGGAAATGGATTTTATTATCGATCACCTAAAGCATTATCGATTAGATGACCTCGCTAATACTGTGATTCTAACGCGAACAAATAAGCAAAATATTCAAGTTTCAAACTTTTTAAGAAATGTGGGGATTCCCTGTTATTTGATTGAAGATTTAAGTTTATTTAGACGCAAAGTCGTAAAAGACTTACTTGCCTTTGTCAAATTTCAACTTAATCCATTTGATCATTTATCACTTGAACGATTGTTGCCACTTATTTGTCCTGAGGTATCTCCTGAGTTATTTAATCAAACGTATCGTCAACGATATGTTAGTTATGGGATGAGAATGATTGATTTGTTTCAAGAAGCTGCTTATGAGTATGAAGAACCGTATGGATTATTAAAGAAGCAGTTTGAAAAGGGACGAATTGTCATTTTTGATGTGGAATCAACGGGTCTTGATGTGACTCAAGATGAAGTTATTCAAATTGCAGCTATTGAATTGGTGAATGGTGAGTATACTCGTTCATTTGAACGATTTATTAAACCGAGCCACTCGGTTGGAGACTCAGCTTTGGTGCACGGATTTAGTGATGACTATTTAAACGAACATGGCGAAGAGGCGAGAGAAGTCTTTTTACAGTTTCAAGCGTTTGTAGAAGGCGCTTTATTGATTGGTCATAATGTTCAATATGATTTAAAAATTGTGAGTAGTCAGATGAATCGTTTAGGTCTGATGTTTGAAAATTCAATGGGCTATTATGATACCTTAGATATTGTTAGGCGCCTGTATCCAGATTTGAAAAATCATAAGTTAGATACCGTCAGCGCCTATGTTGGTGTGAGTCATGAGCCGACGCATAATGCGATGGATGATATTTTAGCAACAAAAGATGTGCTCGTTAAAAGTATGGATTTGTTAATGACGCATCATGAAAACCGTAAAAAAGTCATGAAATTTTATGAACCTCATTTATGGGGAGCGATTCAAAGGTTAAAAGAAATTCAAGACTGTTTTGAAACACAGCCGCCACATGTTGCGATGAAAGGTTTAATAGATGCTTTTGAGTGTGAGGATGAAGCACATAAGCAAAGTATCATAGAGTTACTTAATTACATTGGGGCGACCTATCATCGCCTGCATCATACGAATCCACATCAACCAAATTTAGAAATTTGGATTCAAATGCTTAATTTGATGGCGTTATCAAGCAGTGAACTTGATCGTGTCATGAAAGAGGAAAATAAGCTTGCAATTATTACGGTGCATCAGTCAAAGGGGCTTGAGTTTGATCATGTGATTATTCCATTTATGAGTCAGGGGATGTTCCCGCTCGATTTTGATGGGATTAATCAAGAGGAAGAATGCCGATTATTTTATGTTGCGATGACTCGTGCGAAGCAGAGCTTATTATTGACGCGCCATATGAAAGAAACCTCTTCATCTAGAAGGGTGAAAGAGCGAAGTCAATTTATATCGTTTTTATATTCATAA
- a CDS encoding cysteine peptidase family C39 domain-containing protein, with protein MKKISLLTLIMALGVMTGCQNQNEIPAIEPLEEEAVKTVSETVKLKPDFIEGEDYDELGGADSYNFLGDNATSRFYVNPDFYRLKSDETLTLIEGFKTMQQTTEWSCGNAVSLMTLWNMGKTDLTEWDIALAMGSSVDDDTEGALPGSANNFHEYGTTVEDMYNFFSNLEGFKVLETSYRADYTEADLVSEEDGATPSNIGNLKPTFSSSSLYASENSDDTEAWVDDAKDSYFVTWLTGHLKAGRPVMVEWGDWDGHWVSIIGYDNNGTPSIGDDTLIFADPYDTSDHWQDGYTIFPLERFFYMWQDRKVAPKPYQLQPFIVVDKVTE; from the coding sequence TTGAAAAAAATTTCATTATTAACTTTAATTATGGCATTAGGGGTGATGACAGGATGCCAAAATCAAAATGAAATACCTGCCATTGAACCACTTGAAGAGGAGGCAGTTAAAACCGTTTCTGAGACAGTTAAATTAAAACCAGATTTTATTGAGGGAGAAGATTACGATGAATTGGGGGGAGCAGATTCTTATAACTTTTTAGGTGATAACGCTACTTCACGATTTTATGTTAATCCCGATTTTTATCGATTAAAATCAGACGAAACCTTAACCCTCATTGAAGGTTTTAAAACGATGCAACAAACAACGGAATGGTCATGTGGAAACGCCGTTTCTTTAATGACACTTTGGAATATGGGAAAAACTGATTTAACAGAATGGGATATCGCACTTGCCATGGGTTCAAGTGTTGACGATGATACGGAAGGCGCTCTTCCTGGAAGTGCTAATAACTTTCATGAATATGGCACAACCGTTGAAGACATGTACAACTTCTTTTCTAATTTAGAAGGATTTAAAGTATTAGAAACAAGTTATCGCGCTGATTATACCGAGGCTGACTTGGTAAGCGAAGAGGATGGAGCAACCCCTTCTAATATCGGAAATCTAAAACCGACCTTCTCTTCATCATCTTTATACGCTTCAGAAAATAGTGACGATACTGAAGCTTGGGTTGACGATGCTAAAGATTCTTACTTCGTCACATGGCTAACAGGACACTTAAAAGCAGGAAGACCCGTTATGGTTGAATGGGGAGACTGGGATGGTCATTGGGTCTCTATTATTGGATATGATAACAATGGAACACCAAGTATTGGAGATGATACCTTAATTTTTGCTGATCCTTATGATACATCAGACCATTGGCAAGATGGATATACTATTTTTCCACTTGAACGCTTCTTCTATATGTGGCAAGATCGTAAAGTCGCACCTAAACCTTATCAATTACAACCCTTCATCGTTGTTGACAAAGTGACAGAATAA